The window AAGTGGGACGTCTCGGCCCTCTCGGCCCTTCTGGGCTTTCTGTTTTTCTTCCTGTCGATTGCTTTCGTCAAGTTTAAGGGCAACCGGATGGCGGCCCAAAACGCCTATCGGCCGAAGATCGTCAAAATCCTGCGCCCCCTGAAACCGGAGCCGGACACCCTCGCCCAGACCGCCGGTGCCGGCGAGGTTTCCGCTTAGCCGGCCCCTTTTGACCGCGTGCCGCTGGCTGTGGTCGCCCTGAAATGCCCGGTCGTGATCCCGCTCCCCTGCCCTCAATGCGATTGCCGCCACCAGGAGGCGCTTTGAAGTGAAACGCCGCTGCCATTGGGCAGGCGACGACCCGCTGATGATCGCCTACCATGACACCGAGTGGGGCGTTGCGCTGCACGACGACACCCGGCTCTTTGAATTTCTGATCCTGGAAGGCGCCCAGGCCGGCCTCAGTTGGCGAACCATCCTGGGCAAGCGCGAAAACTACCGCCGCGCTTTCGACGGCTTCGATCCGGTCAAAGTGGCCGCTTACGGCCCTGAAAAAGTTTCGGCCCTTATGGCCGATGCCGGGCTGATCCGCAACCGGTTGAAAATTCTGGCCGCGCGCGACAATGCCCGTGCCTTTCAGGCGGTCCAGGCCCGCTTCGGAAGTTTTGACGCCTATATCTGGAGCTTTTCCGGCGGCCGACCGATAAAAAACACTTGGCGCGTGCCGGCCGAGGTTCCCGCCCGAACGCCCCTTTCGGCGGCCGTCAGCCGCGATTTGAAAACCCGGGGGTTCAAGTTTGTCGGGCCCACCATCTGCTACGCGTTCATGCAGGCGGTGGGGATGGTAAACGACCACACCGTGGACTGCTTTCGCCACCGCGAAATCGGGTGAGGCCCCCAAAACCCCAAAAAGGAGGCCGGCGCCTGCGGTGCCGGCCGTGGGGGACGATCGCCGTCAGGGCTGAGGCGGCTGGACTCTGCAACGTTCCGCCAGCGGGGTGAAAAATGGATTACTGCGTGACATCCTGTCAGCTCAAGCACGTCGGTTTCATCGCCACCCGCCTGGCGGGAACCGACGGGGTTTCCCTGGAGGCCGCCAAGTGGGCGCGCATCATGGAGCAGGAGGGCGCCACCTGCTTTTATTTAGCCGGTGAGCTGGCCTATGCGCCCGATCGCTCCTGCCTGGTGGCCGAGGCCCATTTCAAGCATCCCCTGATTCGCGACACCTACCGCGGCTGTTTCGGGGTCAACGTCCGGGGGCGCAGCATCACCCGCAAAATCCACGCGGTCAAAGGGCGTTTGAAGGACAGCATCTACCGCTTCGTGGATCGCTTTAAAATTGACTTCATCGTGGTGGAAAACGCCCTCACCATCCCCCTTAATCTACCTCTCGGCATCGCCCTGACCGAATTCATCTCCGAAACGGGCATGCCCACCATCGCCCACCACCACGATTTCTTTTGGGAACGCCAGCATTTCAAGACAACGGCCGCCTGGGAATACCTCAATATGGCCTTTCCCCCCCATCTGCCGACGATCCGCCACGTGGTGATCAACTCGTCGGCGGACAACCAGCTGAGCCTGCGGACCGGCATCTCGGGGACCATTATCCCCAATGTGATGGATTTCGCCACCCCTCCGCGGCCGCCCGACAGCTACGCCAGCGACGTTCGGCAGGCCCTGGGCGTCCGGGACGATGAACTCTTCATCCTGCAGCCCACCCGGGTGGTGAAACGCAAGGGCATCGAACACGCCATCGAGTTGGTGCACCGCCTGGGCCGCAAGGCCAAGCTGGTAATCTCGCATGCCTCTGGCGACGAAGGGCATGAATACGAGCTGCGCGTGCGGGAATATTCAAAAATGCTGGGGGTCGACACCGTTTTTGTGTCTGAAATCATCAACGAGTATCGCGGTCAAACCGCCGACGGCCGCAAGATCTACACCCTCGACGACATATACCCGCATGCGGATCTCGTGACCTATCCCTCCAATTACGAGGGCTTCGGCAACGCCTTTCTTGAGGCGGTTTATTTTTCGAAACCGATCGTGGTCAACACCTACTCCATCTATGCCCGGGACATCAAACCAAAGGGGTTCGCGGTGGTGGAAATCGACGGCTATGTGACCGAGGCCGCCGTCGCTGAATCCCTGCGGATCCTGGAAGACCCGGTTCTGCGGGAGAAAATGGTGCGCCAGAACTACGCCATCGCGACGCGCCATTTTTCCTTTGCCGTCCTTCATCGCAAGCTCAGCACGCTGATCCCGGATTGCCTCGACAGCCATTTTTGACGGTTCCGCCTAACGGTAATGGCGCACCAGCCGGTCGGGCGGGTCGCCCAGGAGGAAGCGGGTGACCAGCATCCAGTTGCGCAGGGTGCAGCGCACAATTCCCTCCCGGCGCCAGCGGCGCGCCGAGGTCGAAACCCGGCCGGGCAGGATCCGGATGCGGTGGCCGCCCCGCTTCACCCGGCGCATCAGTTCCACGTCCTCCATGATCGGGATCTCTGAAAAACCGCCGATGCGTTCAAAAAAGCGGCGGTCGAAAAAGAGCGCCTGGTCTCCGTAGGGAATGCGCGTCAGCCGGGTGCGTAGGTTGGCGGTGGTCTCGATCAATCGGAAAAGTAAGTGGGGCGAGGCGATGGCGAGACGAAAGGCCCCGCCGACGATGCTGGGCTGCCGGAGGGCGGCGGCCACCGACGCGAGGCCATCAGGCGGCAGGCGGGTATCGGCGTGCAGAAAAAGCAGGATCTCACCGGCCGCCATCGCCGCGCCGCGGTTCATCTGGGGGCCCCGGCCCCTGGGGGCGACCATTTTGATGACATCCGTGCGGTGGATGGCGGCGAGGGTCTCCGGAAAGGACCCGGCGTCCACCACAATGATCTCCAACCGCCCTGAAAAGGGCAGTTTAATCAGATGATCGATGGTGGGATTTATGGTATAGGCCTCTTCGAAGACCGGAATCACAACCGAAATCCTGCGCGCCCTCATGCAACCGCCCAAAGTACTGAAAAGAGCCCCATCAAAAAAATGACTCCCGACAACATTTTCTC is drawn from Desulfobacteraceae bacterium and contains these coding sequences:
- a CDS encoding glycosyltransferase family 4 protein gives rise to the protein MTSCQLKHVGFIATRLAGTDGVSLEAAKWARIMEQEGATCFYLAGELAYAPDRSCLVAEAHFKHPLIRDTYRGCFGVNVRGRSITRKIHAVKGRLKDSIYRFVDRFKIDFIVVENALTIPLNLPLGIALTEFISETGMPTIAHHHDFFWERQHFKTTAAWEYLNMAFPPHLPTIRHVVINSSADNQLSLRTGISGTIIPNVMDFATPPRPPDSYASDVRQALGVRDDELFILQPTRVVKRKGIEHAIELVHRLGRKAKLVISHASGDEGHEYELRVREYSKMLGVDTVFVSEIINEYRGQTADGRKIYTLDDIYPHADLVTYPSNYEGFGNAFLEAVYFSKPIVVNTYSIYARDIKPKGFAVVEIDGYVTEAAVAESLRILEDPVLREKMVRQNYAIATRHFSFAVLHRKLSTLIPDCLDSHF
- a CDS encoding TIGR04283 family arsenosugar biosynthesis glycosyltransferase, translated to MRARRISVVIPVFEEAYTINPTIDHLIKLPFSGRLEIIVVDAGSFPETLAAIHRTDVIKMVAPRGRGPQMNRGAAMAAGEILLFLHADTRLPPDGLASVAAALRQPSIVGGAFRLAIASPHLLFRLIETTANLRTRLTRIPYGDQALFFDRRFFERIGGFSEIPIMEDVELMRRVKRGGHRIRILPGRVSTSARRWRREGIVRCTLRNWMLVTRFLLGDPPDRLVRHYR
- a CDS encoding DNA-3-methyladenine glycosylase I, encoding MKRRCHWAGDDPLMIAYHDTEWGVALHDDTRLFEFLILEGAQAGLSWRTILGKRENYRRAFDGFDPVKVAAYGPEKVSALMADAGLIRNRLKILAARDNARAFQAVQARFGSFDAYIWSFSGGRPIKNTWRVPAEVPARTPLSAAVSRDLKTRGFKFVGPTICYAFMQAVGMVNDHTVDCFRHREIG